The Trichosurus vulpecula isolate mTriVul1 chromosome 3, mTriVul1.pri, whole genome shotgun sequence genome includes a window with the following:
- the DUSP26 gene encoding dual specificity protein phosphatase 26 — MCPGNWLWASMTFMARFSRGGSRSPARAGGHLEDTAPVQHPLLSVFELERLLFTGKTACNHADEVWPGLYLGDQDIAANRRELSRLGITHVLNASHSKWRGTPEAYEGLGIRYLGVEAHDSPAFDMSIHFQPAADFIHRALSRPGGKILVHCAVGVSRSATLVLAYLMLYHQLTLVEAIKTVKDHRGIIPNRGFLRQLLALDRRLRQSREA; from the exons ATGTGTCCTGGCAACTGGCTCTGGGCTTCTATGACGTTCATGGCCCGATTTTCCCGGGGTGGCTCCCGGTCACCTGCCCGGGCTGGGGGGCACCTGGAGGACACAGCCCCTGTTCAACATCCCCTCCTCAGTGTCTTTGAATTGGAGAGGCTCCTCTTCACCGGCAAGACTGCCTGTAACCATGCAGATGAGGTCTGGCCAGGCCTCTACCTTGGAGACCA GGACATAGCTGCCAACAGACGGGAGCTGAGCCGGCTGGGCATCACCCATGTGCTCAATGCCTCCCACAGTAAGTGGCGGGGAACACCTGAGGCCTATGAAGGGCTGGGTATCCGATATCTGGGTGTGGAGGCCCATGATTCACCTGCCTTTGACATGAGCATCCACTTCCAGCCAGCTGCGGATTTCATCCACCGAGCACTGAGCAGGCCAGGAG GGAAGATCCTGGTGCATTGTGCAGTAGGTGTGAGCCGCTCAGCTACCCTGGTCTTGGCTTACCTCATGCTCTACCACCAGCTCACCCTTGTGGAAGCTATTAAGACCGTCAAGGACCATCGAGGCATCATCCCCAACAGGGGCTTTCTGAGACAGCTCCTGGCGCTGGACCGCAGGCTGCGGCAGAGCCGGGAGGCATGA